The proteins below are encoded in one region of Peromyscus eremicus chromosome 10, PerEre_H2_v1, whole genome shotgun sequence:
- the LOC131921111 gene encoding uncharacterized protein LOC131921111 isoform X3 has translation MLLGTERQGPVVTPFWSGAHIPWEELGFLKLLQPFLEPGCHAGSRPIVFLRKVVPAEHSASCLLAVGAQWLYSDIPSSPFSRLMACLEQRFSRSLNTFHQLSSSHHRFQLPSKKDFLCSAF, from the exons atgctgctgggaactgaaaggCAAGGGCCAGTGGTTACACCCTTCTGGAGCGGCGCACACATTCCTTGGGAGGAGCTTGGGTTTCTGAAGCTTCTGCAACCTTTCCTGGAGCCAGGATG CCATGCTGGTTCCAGGCCCATCGTATTCCTGAGGAAGGTCGTGCCAGCTGAGCATAGTGCCTCCTGCTTGCTGGCTGTTGGCGCACAGTGGCTGTATTCCGATatcccctcttctcctttctcacg CCTCATGGCCTGTCTGGAGCAGCGATTCTCACGAAGTCTGAACACCTTTCA cCAGCTCAGCTCCTCACACCACCGCTTTCAACTCCCTTCTAAGAAGGACTTCCtttgctctgccttctga